From a region of the Paenibacillus sp. FSL R10-2734 genome:
- a CDS encoding methyl-accepting chemotaxis protein, translating into MEYIAGCQSLAIGRDIKEMGLAVHKKGENNIFRFKQSISRRFTRLLFVVLLLTSLMLSISFYFISTNIFNSYVMPQINQILTAASQDVFKNINTMHAQQALKNNEQAATNLEFYFQDKKGQHGVETIFLLNLKGKEAEVLTVDHDAKLKRKEIVTVSSAMQQAAKGKSGLSDTYKDAHGIHKSAYIGIPGSTMVIGVSSDVSFIHEKQDSILWTSAGITLLTLIIGLASAWFMSLRITRPISNLAAYSARLAEGDFTEELTVKGSDEVAQLSRSFQAMTLRLKEMIGHVLVTSNTVVTDSNSLRDRVEVLNEMADHSSSSVVEIGKGSTTIASSALDNSKAMEEINLGIQHIASSANEVTEQISEASAEASGGNEIAQSAVLQMRQVERASLQSLEQLQIMNERSVMIGEVVHSITEITKQIQMLSLNASIEAARAGEHGRGFAVVAGEVRKLSEQSRNANEQIRDFLLGLQEDMNRSVTEMNHVNSEVASGVGKVAEAGDAFNHLLILIQSINQNIQSVSAATQQISASTEEVSASVEETAQITSRSQESADTLSENSERQRIELEGHAVTVQHLYEQAKKLQEAVQQFKI; encoded by the coding sequence ATGGAATATATTGCGGGTTGTCAGTCGCTAGCAATCGGTAGGGATATAAAAGAAATGGGCCTCGCGGTCCATAAAAAGGGGGAGAACAACATATTTCGTTTCAAGCAGTCAATCAGTCGCAGATTCACGCGTTTATTGTTTGTAGTTCTATTGCTCACTTCTCTTATGTTAAGTATTAGCTTCTATTTTATTTCCACCAATATTTTTAACAGCTATGTTATGCCACAAATCAATCAAATCTTAACCGCAGCTTCTCAGGACGTATTTAAGAACATTAACACAATGCATGCTCAGCAAGCGCTAAAAAATAACGAACAAGCAGCCACCAATCTTGAATTCTATTTTCAGGATAAGAAGGGACAGCACGGGGTTGAGACTATTTTTCTACTCAATCTAAAGGGCAAGGAAGCTGAAGTTCTAACCGTAGATCATGATGCAAAATTAAAACGGAAAGAAATTGTTACGGTATCCTCTGCAATGCAGCAAGCCGCTAAAGGAAAAAGCGGACTAAGCGATACATATAAGGACGCACATGGCATACATAAGTCAGCTTATATCGGAATTCCCGGAAGTACGATGGTTATCGGTGTAAGCAGTGATGTAAGCTTTATTCATGAAAAACAAGACAGCATTCTGTGGACCAGTGCTGGAATTACACTACTAACGCTGATCATAGGCCTAGCTAGTGCTTGGTTTATGAGTTTGCGTATTACACGACCAATCTCAAATCTTGCAGCTTATAGTGCTCGTCTCGCAGAGGGAGATTTCACAGAGGAATTAACGGTTAAAGGCAGTGATGAGGTAGCCCAGCTGTCCAGAAGTTTCCAAGCGATGACCCTACGCCTAAAAGAAATGATCGGACATGTACTCGTAACCTCAAACACTGTGGTCACCGATTCCAATTCCTTAAGAGATCGTGTAGAGGTCCTAAATGAAATGGCAGACCACTCAAGTTCATCTGTTGTAGAAATCGGCAAGGGTAGTACGACCATTGCCAGCAGCGCTCTAGATAACTCGAAAGCTATGGAAGAGATCAATCTAGGCATTCAGCATATTGCCTCTTCAGCAAATGAAGTCACAGAGCAGATCAGTGAAGCTTCCGCTGAGGCGAGTGGCGGTAATGAGATTGCTCAAAGTGCCGTTCTGCAAATGCGCCAGGTTGAGCGTGCCTCCCTGCAGTCGCTGGAGCAATTACAAATTATGAATGAGCGTTCAGTAATGATCGGAGAGGTCGTTCATAGTATTACTGAAATTACGAAACAAATCCAAATGCTGTCGCTGAATGCTTCGATCGAAGCAGCACGCGCAGGAGAGCATGGACGAGGCTTTGCTGTTGTGGCCGGAGAAGTACGCAAGCTATCCGAACAATCCCGTAATGCAAATGAGCAGATTCGTGATTTCCTACTCGGACTTCAGGAAGATATGAATCGCTCCGTTACTGAGATGAACCATGTGAATTCCGAGGTAGCCTCCGGGGTAGGCAAGGTGGCAGAAGCGGGCGATGCCTTCAATCACCTTCTGATTCTTATCCAGAGCATCAATCAGAATATTCAATCTGTATCTGCGGCTACGCAGCAAATCTCAGCTAGTACAGAAGAGGTCAGCGCTTCCGTTGAGGAAACCGCACAAATCACTTCAAGATCCCAAGAAAGTGCGGACACACTATCTGAGAACTCGGAGCGCCAGCGTATAGAACTTGAAGGGCATGCAGTAACCGTGCAACATCTTTATGAGCAGGCTAAGAAGCTTCAGGAAGCTGTGCAACAATTTAAGATCTAA
- a CDS encoding YnfA family protein: protein MVAAILLFVIAGLAEIGGGYLVWLWLRESRPLWYGLVGSLILIGYGIIPTLQKFPSFGRVYAAYGGVFVVLAVLWGWLVDKKTPDVYDWVGAVICVIGVSVILWAPRH from the coding sequence ATGGTTGCTGCCATTCTGCTATTTGTAATTGCTGGCCTCGCTGAGATTGGAGGCGGATATTTAGTATGGTTATGGCTGAGAGAATCACGCCCTCTCTGGTATGGTTTGGTGGGGTCCTTGATTCTCATCGGGTACGGCATTATCCCTACATTGCAGAAGTTTCCGTCCTTCGGAAGAGTGTATGCAGCCTACGGCGGAGTGTTTGTCGTCCTCGCTGTGTTATGGGGATGGCTTGTAGACAAGAAGACACCTGACGTATATGACTGGGTCGGTGCTGTTATTTGTGTGATCGGCGTATCGGTAATTCTATGGGCGCCGAGACACTAA
- the cobS gene encoding adenosylcobinamide-GDP ribazoletransferase, giving the protein MRERRDAAAAAFQFLSRFPVKSDPGFSPELLRRSVMFYPVVGAAIGLCVAAGAALTGLVLPAWPAAIITLILWVGLTGGLHLDGWMDSADGLLSYRPRERILEIMKDSRVGAMGVLACVLLLLLKASLVAALIEGYAYYELPLLLLPAIWSRWYMVRAMVRYPIARGNEGLAASFAGLAPSHERRALAIAALLSLAAAAAPLALGAGLGAWPVHLAAALLLPAAALASGTVAARRINSRLGGLTGDVYGALNELLEVLLLLVLVLLQHNLM; this is encoded by the coding sequence ATGAGGGAGCGCAGGGATGCTGCCGCTGCTGCCTTTCAGTTTTTGTCGCGGTTTCCTGTAAAGAGTGATCCGGGATTTTCTCCTGAGCTGCTGCGCAGAAGTGTGATGTTCTATCCCGTGGTAGGTGCAGCTATCGGACTGTGCGTAGCTGCTGGAGCAGCTTTGACGGGGTTGGTTTTACCAGCTTGGCCAGCAGCTATTATTACCCTCATTCTATGGGTAGGACTCACTGGAGGGCTGCATCTTGATGGCTGGATGGACAGCGCGGATGGTCTGCTAAGCTACCGACCACGGGAGCGAATACTAGAGATTATGAAGGACAGCCGCGTGGGTGCGATGGGCGTACTCGCCTGCGTACTGCTCCTGCTGTTAAAGGCTTCTTTAGTGGCAGCATTAATCGAAGGCTACGCCTACTACGAGCTGCCACTGCTCTTGCTACCAGCGATCTGGAGCCGCTGGTATATGGTGCGGGCAATGGTGCGTTATCCTATTGCCCGCGGGAACGAGGGGCTGGCCGCGAGCTTCGCCGGCCTCGCTCCCTCGCATGAGCGGCGCGCGCTGGCGATAGCCGCGCTGCTCTCGCTAGCCGCAGCCGCTGCGCCTCTGGCGCTCGGCGCTGGCTTAGGTGCGTGGCCGGTGCATCTGGCGGCAGCGCTACTGCTGCCGGCTGCAGCCTTGGCCAGCGGCACCGTGGCTGCGCGGCGGATCAACAGCCGGCTCGGCGGGCTCACCGGCGATGTGTACGGCGCGCTGAACGAGCTGCTGGAGGTTCTGCTGTTGCTAGTGTTAGTGCTGCTCCAGCACAATTTAATGTGA
- the cobU gene encoding bifunctional adenosylcobinamide kinase/adenosylcobinamide-phosphate guanylyltransferase produces the protein MSILVTGGARSGKSGFAEKLMSSLTDQAFYVATGQAFDDEMKERIALHQQQRSESGYAWETLEEPYDLPDLLKRLSGEKAVLVDCLTLWLSNVLLAMETFTDRQELIESEITRLEDSVRSFQGNLILVTNEVGDGIVPEYALGRLYRDLAGRMNAMLARQCEQVFLVTAGIPIELKSREYRL, from the coding sequence ATGAGTATTCTTGTAACGGGAGGCGCACGTAGCGGGAAAAGTGGTTTTGCAGAAAAACTGATGTCGTCACTGACAGATCAGGCCTTCTATGTAGCAACCGGACAAGCGTTTGATGATGAAATGAAGGAACGGATTGCACTGCATCAGCAGCAGCGTTCGGAAAGCGGATATGCTTGGGAGACGCTTGAAGAACCCTATGATTTGCCAGATCTACTGAAGCGTTTGTCTGGTGAAAAGGCAGTCCTCGTAGATTGCCTAACGTTGTGGTTATCTAATGTACTGCTAGCAATGGAAACATTTACGGATAGGCAAGAGTTGATTGAGAGCGAGATTACAAGACTTGAAGACAGTGTGCGTTCCTTTCAAGGGAACCTCATTCTGGTCACTAATGAGGTGGGGGACGGTATCGTTCCAGAGTATGCGCTTGGCCGATTGTACCGTGATTTGGCAGGACGCATGAACGCGATGCTTGCTCGGCAATGCGAACAGGTTTTTCTAGTGACTGCTGGCATTCCAATTGAACTCAAGAGCAGGGAGTATCGTCTATGA
- the cobT gene encoding nicotinate-nucleotide--dimethylbenzimidazole phosphoribosyltransferase yields MISTIEEVIKRITPADEESILKAEHRLNILTKPPGSLGQLETLAVKLAGISGTEQPSFTKRTVVVMAADHGVCCEGVSAFPQEVTIQMAYNFLSGGAAVNVLARQAGAEVQCVDIGINGDLSHEDLIDRKVRRGTDNMAVGPAMSREEAMSAVLVGIKVAQEAIENGTEIFITGEMGIGNTTASAAILCALKGISPEVAVGRGTGIDDERLLHKIAVVERALKVNQPNPADPLDVLSKVGGLEIAGLAGLILGAAAAGIPVILDGFISGAAALVAKALAPESIAYMIGSHVSGEQGHKLMLEQLGLEPLFNLGLRLGEGTGGVLSLHLIEAICRILSEMATFESAGISGAGKQ; encoded by the coding sequence ATGATTTCAACTATCGAAGAAGTAATTAAACGAATCACACCAGCTGATGAAGAGTCCATCCTTAAGGCGGAGCACCGCTTGAACATTCTAACCAAACCACCGGGCAGCTTGGGACAATTGGAGACCCTGGCCGTTAAGCTCGCCGGAATTTCGGGTACGGAGCAGCCAAGTTTCACCAAACGAACGGTTGTTGTGATGGCTGCCGATCACGGTGTATGCTGCGAGGGAGTTAGCGCATTTCCACAGGAAGTCACAATCCAGATGGCCTATAATTTTCTCAGCGGAGGAGCGGCTGTGAATGTTCTGGCACGCCAAGCTGGGGCAGAGGTGCAGTGTGTAGATATCGGCATTAACGGCGATCTTAGTCATGAGGATCTGATTGATCGTAAAGTGCGCCGGGGAACGGATAATATGGCTGTGGGACCTGCGATGAGTCGTGAGGAAGCGATGAGTGCCGTGCTTGTAGGTATAAAAGTTGCACAAGAAGCGATCGAGAATGGGACGGAGATTTTTATTACAGGTGAAATGGGCATAGGAAATACAACGGCTAGTGCAGCTATTTTGTGTGCTCTAAAAGGAATATCACCTGAAGTAGCAGTTGGACGTGGAACGGGAATTGATGATGAACGTTTACTACATAAAATTGCAGTTGTGGAACGCGCATTAAAGGTGAATCAGCCGAATCCGGCAGATCCGCTGGATGTATTGTCCAAAGTTGGGGGACTGGAAATCGCTGGTTTGGCCGGTCTGATTCTTGGTGCAGCCGCTGCCGGGATACCTGTCATCTTGGATGGTTTTATTTCGGGTGCGGCAGCTCTTGTGGCAAAGGCGCTTGCGCCAGAATCCATTGCCTATATGATCGGCTCCCATGTATCAGGAGAACAGGGACATAAGCTGATGCTGGAGCAGCTTGGGCTTGAACCGTTGTTTAACCTTGGTCTTCGTTTGGGTGAAGGAACTGGGGGCGTATTATCCCTTCATTTAATTGAGGCGATATGCCGTATTTTGAGCGAAATGGCCACCTTTGAAAGTGCAGGCATTTCTGGAGCTGGGAAACAATGA